ATACGGTTTGATAAAGATGATTCTCCTGAGCGGGTACACCGGGTCGTCCAAATGAAGGTATCCGTCATGACCGCCTTCAACATAGTCATAGCCAGGCTTGCTGATCCATCTGCATCCCGAAGGCTTCGCTATCCGGCCGAAGTCCCATGTGCTTACAATCTCCGTAAATCCGATGCCGTCAACTATAGTCGTATTATGGGAAGCACTCTCTTTTAACGCTTTTCTGAGCGGAGTGTGATCGCTGTAATTGTATCTGCCGAGATCGGTTAGCAAATCCCTGCCATAGGCATGCAGGTCAAAATGTAAAAGATCGGCATGCCCATGACCGCCCCCGAGAGGACCGCAGTGAAAATATAAGTACAAGTCCCGCGGTTTCCAGCCCGTACGCATCACGTAATGGCCGGAATGTGCAAAGGGATAGGAGAGATTAGCCGGCAACACCGCACGCAGCCGGTCGTAGTTTCGGACCCCCTCCACCCCGAACAACCAGGCATTGTCGTAGTCCATCTGCTGATGTCCGCCAAAACGCAGTATGCTATCCTGAAACAACCAAGCCGCATAGGTGAGAAGAGAACAGATATCGCTGTCGTCACTGTCGCCAAGGAGAGGCTGCCTGTGATTTGGCTTCGCCCAATAAAGGGAGGCGTTAGCCATTTGATGAACCGTGCGCCTAAAGTCATCATCAAGCTCAATCCCATTTATACGTGCCGCGTAAATACAATCGAGATAACAAGCTAGAACCTCATGATGGTAAGTTGGCGACTGTTCCCAATGGATACCGTCCGCCATAATCTGTATCCGTGCTGTCTCCTTGAGTCTTTGCTCACACAAACGCTTCCAGTCATCCGCAAGAGTGAATTCGGGAATGAACATCGCCACATGGTACAGGCCGCAGGTTTCCAGAACCCCCCAATTGCTGATTTTCTTCCAGCTAGTAAACGATGAGGCTAAATAATGAGCATGTTCATGCAAGGATATCAACACTTTGGCAAGGAGCAGCGGAGTCAGCAGCGGACTGTCTTTTACATAACGAAGCGCCTTGATCCAGTTAGCACAGCGAAGCCCTGCTTCAATCGTGCGCCATGTCAGGTTATCGTTCACAGGTCTTTCAGGGACAGGATTTCGATCAATCCAGTCTTCAAGCTGGCGGCAAAGGGCTGCCGCATACTTTTCATCTCCTGTCAGCGCGAATGCCTGACCCAAAGCTTGCCAGTAGCGGTGGCGATTCAGCATGTAAGCCCATTCAACATCATGATCGGGAATAAAACCCCAATCGATCTCCCCCTCAAATGTAACCGGGATGCGGCTCCGTTCCATATCCCATGGAAAACGGAAAAGAAACGTTTGCCGCACGACCTCATCCGCCGTCTTCATCACTGTTTCCAGGTCGCTTCCGCAGTTATGCTTCACATAGTCGGCGATCTGACCCTTCTCCTCCTCCCCTAGCGCCCAGCCGGGTGTTCCACGTTGGATGAAATGCTGATGTAGCTCAATCAGTGCTTCTTCGTATCGGTTTTCGCAGACTGCCTTCCTAACCGGTGCCAAGGCAGGCTCTGTCAGGTCAAGGAGCGTAAAGACGGCATAAGGAGCCGCTTGGATGCCATCAGCGTTCATACCAATACCCTCTTCCACCATTCTCCAGTCGAATCAAGGCTTCGAGATAGAAATAATCTCCCCAGATCATGTAATCATCGGGGGACAGTCCTCCGCGGACATGGTAAGAGCCGTGTTTAAGCAGACCTTCAGTGTTTTCGCTGATCGTGGAATAATTTTGTACCAGTGAAGTCATCGACTTCATGACCCCCTGCTCAAAATAGGTCCGCTCCTGATCATCCTTATCCATATGTCCGATCAATTCCTGCAGTCCGGCAGCGACAATGGCGGAGGCCGAACTATCACGGCTCGTTCCGTCAGTTACCGGAGCATTAAAATCCCAGTAAGCTACGTAATCTTCAGGCAAACGCTCCAGAAAATACCGTGCCATCCGTTTGGACGTTTCCAAATATACAGGATTCTGGGTATAGCGGTAAGCTAGTGCAAAACCGTAAACCCCCCAGGCCTGTCCGCGTGTCCAGGTCGATCCATTCGTATATCCTTGGTGTGTAGCGCCTCCAATCGGCTCGCCGGTTTTCGGATCGAAGAAGAACGTATGATATGAGCTGTCATCTCCACGTACGAGATAACGTCTCGATTTATCGGCCTGCATGGCCGCAATCTGATAATATTCGGGATCGCCGGTCTGTTGACCCGCCCAGAACAGGAGCGGCAGATTCATCAGGCAGTCGATAATAATACGCCCGCCTTCCTTCTCATCTCCCTCCGGTCCCCATGCCTGGATGTAGCCCCCTTCCGGACGCCAGCGTTTCAGCAGATGATCAGCGGCCTGCAGCGTCAACTGACGGCCACTTTCATCCTTGTCAACAATCCACTGTGCTTTAGAGGACAATGAATATAAAAATCCGATATCATGGTGATCAAGCACCGTTTTTTTCTCAAAACGACGGCGAAAGTCTTCCACCGTCCGGGATGCCGCCAGGCGGAATTCCTCATCCCCCGTATATTCATAGCACAGCCACAGCATGCCACTCCAAAATCCGTTCGTCCAATCGTCGTTATCATTCATCAGATAAGCTCCGTCCTCACTTACGTGAGGGAACCTTGTACCAAATCGATTGATGTTGGTCCGGATTTTATCTACTGCATCTTCTATCGCCTTGTTCCACATGAAATCTTTACCCCCTTCGTATCAGTCTTCTTACGATACATGATAAGGAGAGCTGTCAGATTCTAATAGGGGGGATTTTTGCCTTGATGTGCATTATTTTGACTTTCGTTATTTCGATTTTTGCTCAAGGATCCGCGTCATAATGACGACAGCCTCGGCACGGGTGGCTTGTACATCCGGAGCAAACCGGTTTTTATTACGCCCTTCGATGATACCTGCTTTTACAGCGGAGGCAATAAAGCCCTTGGCCCAGTTCGGAATGTCATCAACATCAGCAAAAGTTAAGGAATCCGGCGAGCTTTCTTTTAGTTGAAGCGCCTTCGCGGCCATCATTGCCAGTTCTGTTCTGGTCATTGTTTTGGAGGCACGGAAAGTGTTGTCAGCATAACCGGAAATAAAGCCATATGAGATTCCTGCAGCCACATAAGATTTCGCCCAGTTCGGAATAAGCCGTTCATCGGCAAAGGAAATTCCCGATTCCCCCTCTAAACCTAATCCTCTTGCCAGCAATACAACAAATTCTGCGCGCGTAACAGGTTTATCGGGCTTAAAAGTACCATCTGGGTAACCGGTGACGAGACCTTGATCCATGGCAACCTTAATCTTGTCTTCTGCCCAGTGTCCTTTCATGTCTGATATTACGATGTTTTTATCGCTCGAACCTGGTTTCGAAGTAGGTTGGCCCGTATCTCCATCGGCATGGCTTTCGGAGCCTTCCGTTGGCTTGCCTCCCTGTTCCCCCTTCGATGGCTTGTCCGTGCTGCCTCCATTCGAAGAACTGCCTGTTGTAATATCTTCACCTGATGAATTTCCGGCATTCCCTTCATCTGGTGGACTTCCGATGTTCCCTCCATCTGGTGGATTGCCTGGACTCTTCTCCGTCACAGTTACCACGCAAGTTGCAGTAAACGCTCCATTAACGGATGCAACGGTAATGGTTGCTGTTCCCGCTTTAAGCCCAGTTACCACTGTAGTTTCTCCATCTTGTTCCAATTTGACAATATCGCCGGAGTCCACGCTCCAGTGAAGGTCAAGACTGGCCGCATTAGACGGAACGGTTGCCGCTGTAAGACTTACGGAGTCCCCCACATTCAACGTAACAGCCTGTTTATCAAGCTGAATTCCGGCAGCAGGCGGGACGATCCGAAAGGTTGCCACATGGCTTTTTCCTCGGGCACCTGTCGTGTCAATTTCCAACTTCAGATAAGGTGAAGTCTCGATCACACGAATAGCAGAATCTTTTTCCAGCTCCTGTACATCAACTTTATCCAGAAGTTCGACGACAATCCTGCTTTGCTTTTGGGTAGGATCCGCTACCGCTACCGTCAGCTGGTCGCCCTGTTCATGCACCTGAACAGAAGCCGGACTGTAAGTGCGTAAAAAGGCGGAAGTGGCTGCTTCCCAGAAGTTAAAGCCATACCATCCGAGCTTGCTCTCCTTAACAGCGTGAACCTGATTGTTCTGGCTGATCACTTCAATATCCGGGTTTTGGCTGTATTGTTCCGTTGCCGCCGCATCTTTGTTTGGTAATAGCACGTAGGAATACGATGCATCCTGCGGCATCTTCCCATGATCAAAGGACAGACTGACATAATTTTTGGTGATTAGATCTGCCGAACCGCCTGTATTGATGTCCTTCCATGCCCCTTTCCTTGCTTCTCTTAACCCCCGAAGCTCAGGACTGTTCGGGAAATAATAACCGATATCCGAGCCGGGAACATGTCCGGCAAGATGAGCCCATTGTACATCCTTCATCGTTTCGTTCCAGCCAAGATTCACGGGTTGTAGCACGCCATTTACAGTTAAAGCATTTTCGCCCGATTCTGACACTTGGCGGTTTTCCACGATCGTTTCCACGACACGGGCTTCAGGACTTGTGATGCCTGAGCCTAGCGCGACGATTTCATCATCAAACATAAACCAGGATTTTTTGCCCCGCAGTTTGCTCCCTGTGCTTAATTCCAGAGAAAAGTCCATTCCTGCCGAACCATACAGGTTATCTATAGACGAGCCGCCAACCCAGGCTTTTGGGTTATAGTATGACGCCCATGCCTTCGGAGCCGGGAAGTATCCGTCCGTTGTCGTTCCCGCCAGGCGATGCATGTTTACAGTCGGCCAATACTGGTTACTGAATTGTTTCAAATCTTCATTATACAGGTTGGTCATACCCATTCCTGTGTACCAGCCTTTGATGTTCTCATCGTTGCCGAATTCAAAAGCAGAGATACGATCGGAGAACATACTGATCACGAACCCGTAATCGGGACGGAGATGGACAACCCGGTCCATGGCAGCAAAGTTCTGATGCTTGATTAATTCCCCTCTCGGCAAAACAGAGGAATCATTTACAATGCCTTTAATCAGGTTCATTTCATAAATAGGCATCCCCTCATAATAGTTCGGGAACGTAGTATCTGACTGAACCCATTCTTTAATCATGCTTTTTATTGTTGCAGATTGCTCAGCTGGCGCACCGCCGGCTAATCGTGCCAACGTTCGGATAACGGATCTGCCCGTTAAATGATCCGAGTCCTTCTCCCGAGAAATACTGCGCCCTTTTACAGCGTCCATCATAGCTCCCTTGTAAACTAGGGGTTCAAACGAATCCTCGACCCATTTATACACGTTATTTACATTCGGATCCGTAACTTCCCATGGCGATGAGGTAAAAAGGTACAAAAGATCAGCAATTCGTCCCACGAGCACCGTTCCATATGCCCCTGTATAAGCAATATTGGTATGCTGGATTAACGATCCATCCTCATAGATGCCATCCCCGCTCTGAACATAAAGAAATTCTCTAGCCATGGAATTTCTGGCTTGCTCGATTTTCGAGCTGTTTTTTCCTACGACTCCGCGGAGAACAACAGCCAGGGCTTTGTCCAACAGGTTGGCTCCGGTTTCAGTAACGTTTACGTTCTGTACTCTTCTAGTTGGATCCGGAACATATCTGTCCATAACTTTTATGTAGTTATCAATCTGTGTTTGACTCAACTCGTTGTACATCAAAACAACAATATTCATCAGGACTTGTGGAGTACCGATTTCCCAATCCCACCAGTTTGCTCCTGAAGGCATGGATTTTCCTTCGTTGTACTGGTTCGTATACATCCATTCCAGCGCTCTAATAATATCGTCACGCAGCTGCGCATTCCCGTATACAGCAGCTCCCTCGGTTGAATAGGCAACCGCCATATCACTGATATTCGTAAACCCTTTGGTCATATTGGCGGAGTTGGTATTGGCCTTATTTCCAAGTTCCGGCCACAAATAGTCGGGGCTTGACGCTTTATTCATGAGATCCCATATCCCCGTACCGGAGGCGTTGGAGATCCGTTCATTGAGTGAAGTCATATAAGCCGAAATATCAGGATCATTCAAATCCATTTGATCTCCGCCCAGCAATTTGTT
Above is a window of Paenibacillus uliginis N3/975 DNA encoding:
- a CDS encoding alginate lyase family protein encodes the protein MNADGIQAAPYAVFTLLDLTEPALAPVRKAVCENRYEEALIELHQHFIQRGTPGWALGEEEKGQIADYVKHNCGSDLETVMKTADEVVRQTFLFRFPWDMERSRIPVTFEGEIDWGFIPDHDVEWAYMLNRHRYWQALGQAFALTGDEKYAAALCRQLEDWIDRNPVPERPVNDNLTWRTIEAGLRCANWIKALRYVKDSPLLTPLLLAKVLISLHEHAHYLASSFTSWKKISNWGVLETCGLYHVAMFIPEFTLADDWKRLCEQRLKETARIQIMADGIHWEQSPTYHHEVLACYLDCIYAARINGIELDDDFRRTVHQMANASLYWAKPNHRQPLLGDSDDSDICSLLTYAAWLFQDSILRFGGHQQMDYDNAWLFGVEGVRNYDRLRAVLPANLSYPFAHSGHYVMRTGWKPRDLYLYFHCGPLGGGHGHADLLHFDLHAYGRDLLTDLGRYNYSDHTPLRKALKESASHNTTIVDGIGFTEIVSTWDFGRIAKPSGCRWISKPGYDYVEGGHDGYLHLDDPVYPLRRIIFIKPYYWLLVDSFTCKESHTFTQQFHFAPGEVELDADSLIGRTLNGREANLCIIPVDREGLEGSINEGVISREYNLIEPNQYAVYSRTGKGTISIMQVLYPQRPGETACPVVEKVPVFRHTGEQVDDAQATACKIVMPGTDEEHTLVISHKVPSGHFDSYIVEGVQIFGGVVLITGTKCKKEVDVII
- a CDS encoding glycoside hydrolase family 88 protein codes for the protein MWNKAIEDAVDKIRTNINRFGTRFPHVSEDGAYLMNDNDDWTNGFWSGMLWLCYEYTGDEEFRLAASRTVEDFRRRFEKKTVLDHHDIGFLYSLSSKAQWIVDKDESGRQLTLQAADHLLKRWRPEGGYIQAWGPEGDEKEGGRIIIDCLMNLPLLFWAGQQTGDPEYYQIAAMQADKSRRYLVRGDDSSYHTFFFDPKTGEPIGGATHQGYTNGSTWTRGQAWGVYGFALAYRYTQNPVYLETSKRMARYFLERLPEDYVAYWDFNAPVTDGTSRDSSASAIVAAGLQELIGHMDKDDQERTYFEQGVMKSMTSLVQNYSTISENTEGLLKHGSYHVRGGLSPDDYMIWGDYFYLEALIRLENGGRGYWYER
- a CDS encoding polysaccharide lyase family 8 super-sandwich domain-containing protein, producing the protein MEASISGMNLVPNGDFEVVVYPGDVGWIDRKQAQGWGVWQASGSGKVSVNEAVYTSSTKSVQVEHDVSSRTGLSGNVKISTGTTFKLSAQIKTDNVVSNGGAFVRTQYYKSINGVDGATSNVKLGDGPVLAKLTGTNDWTLREAIFTVPAGTKYVRAEPFFDTGTGTAWFDDISIHEWNGINGLKLEPAAVTLNQGQTFTFTPVFSPAGASEELIWSSSSPETVSVYDDGTVTAHEIGSVTITAATRDGLIRGQSTVMVESAAMQAAYDELRQKWRNKLLGGDQMDLNDPDISAYMTSLNERISNASGTGIWDLMNKASSPDYLWPELGNKANTNSANMTKGFTNISDMAVAYSTEGAAVYGNAQLRDDIIRALEWMYTNQYNEGKSMPSGANWWDWEIGTPQVLMNIVVLMYNELSQTQIDNYIKVMDRYVPDPTRRVQNVNVTETGANLLDKALAVVLRGVVGKNSSKIEQARNSMAREFLYVQSGDGIYEDGSLIQHTNIAYTGAYGTVLVGRIADLLYLFTSSPWEVTDPNVNNVYKWVEDSFEPLVYKGAMMDAVKGRSISREKDSDHLTGRSVIRTLARLAGGAPAEQSATIKSMIKEWVQSDTTFPNYYEGMPIYEMNLIKGIVNDSSVLPRGELIKHQNFAAMDRVVHLRPDYGFVISMFSDRISAFEFGNDENIKGWYTGMGMTNLYNEDLKQFSNQYWPTVNMHRLAGTTTDGYFPAPKAWASYYNPKAWVGGSSIDNLYGSAGMDFSLELSTGSKLRGKKSWFMFDDEIVALGSGITSPEARVVETIVENRQVSESGENALTVNGVLQPVNLGWNETMKDVQWAHLAGHVPGSDIGYYFPNSPELRGLREARKGAWKDINTGGSADLITKNYVSLSFDHGKMPQDASYSYVLLPNKDAAATEQYSQNPDIEVISQNNQVHAVKESKLGWYGFNFWEAATSAFLRTYSPASVQVHEQGDQLTVAVADPTQKQSRIVVELLDKVDVQELEKDSAIRVIETSPYLKLEIDTTGARGKSHVATFRIVPPAAGIQLDKQAVTLNVGDSVSLTAATVPSNAASLDLHWSVDSGDIVKLEQDGETTVVTGLKAGTATITVASVNGAFTATCVVTVTEKSPGNPPDGGNIGSPPDEGNAGNSSGEDITTGSSSNGGSTDKPSKGEQGGKPTEGSESHADGDTGQPTSKPGSSDKNIVISDMKGHWAEDKIKVAMDQGLVTGYPDGTFKPDKPVTRAEFVVLLARGLGLEGESGISFADERLIPNWAKSYVAAGISYGFISGYADNTFRASKTMTRTELAMMAAKALQLKESSPDSLTFADVDDIPNWAKGFIASAVKAGIIEGRNKNRFAPDVQATRAEAVVIMTRILEQKSK